One genomic window of Actinoplanes lobatus includes the following:
- a CDS encoding sugar ABC transporter permease, translating into MTTTTETAGGIQVVKPTVASHIRDYFARVRGGDLGTLPAVLGLLVLVLIFGLSRAETFLSALNFANLFNQSAQIVFIAMGLVFVLLLGEIDLSAGFASGVCGAVMAILLTTHGLPWYVAIPAAMVTGIVIGLVLGVLVAKLGIPSFVVTLAAFLGFQGVLLTLLEGGKNISITDEFVKSLNNGTLSVRDSWLFAIIGVLGFAAAQLIRWRGRVSRNLVAEPLGIVVARIAGVAVLAFSATYVLTLERAVNKAITSLKGTPIVVPLIVVFLVIWTFVLARTTYGRHVYAVGGNTEAARRAGIPVDRIRISVFVICSFMASIGGILVVSRQSSVDPNTGGSNILLYSVGAAVIGGTSLFGGKGKVIYAVIGGAVIIVIENGMTLLGLNSGVKFIFTGLVLLAAASVDALARRRASATGS; encoded by the coding sequence GTGACCACCACGACTGAGACGGCCGGTGGCATCCAGGTCGTCAAGCCCACCGTCGCGAGCCACATCCGGGACTACTTCGCCCGGGTCCGTGGCGGCGACCTCGGCACCCTCCCGGCCGTCCTCGGCCTGCTGGTCCTGGTGCTGATCTTCGGCCTGTCCCGGGCCGAGACGTTCCTCAGCGCGCTCAACTTCGCGAACCTGTTCAACCAGAGCGCCCAGATCGTCTTCATCGCCATGGGCCTGGTCTTCGTGCTCCTGCTCGGCGAGATCGACCTCTCCGCCGGTTTCGCCAGCGGCGTCTGCGGCGCGGTCATGGCGATCCTGCTGACCACCCACGGCCTGCCCTGGTACGTGGCGATCCCGGCGGCCATGGTCACCGGCATCGTCATCGGCCTGGTGCTCGGTGTGCTGGTCGCGAAGCTCGGCATCCCGTCCTTCGTGGTCACGCTGGCCGCCTTCCTCGGCTTCCAGGGCGTCCTGCTGACCCTGCTCGAGGGCGGCAAGAACATCTCGATCACCGACGAGTTCGTCAAGTCGCTGAACAACGGCACCCTCTCGGTACGCGACAGCTGGCTCTTCGCGATCATCGGCGTGCTCGGCTTCGCCGCGGCGCAGCTGATCCGCTGGCGGGGCCGGGTCTCCCGCAACCTGGTCGCCGAGCCGCTCGGCATCGTGGTGGCCCGGATCGCCGGGGTCGCGGTGCTGGCCTTCTCCGCCACCTACGTGCTCACCCTGGAGCGGGCGGTCAACAAGGCGATCACCTCGCTCAAGGGCACGCCGATCGTCGTACCGCTCATCGTGGTCTTCCTGGTGATCTGGACCTTCGTCCTGGCCCGCACCACCTACGGCCGGCACGTCTACGCGGTCGGCGGCAACACCGAGGCGGCCCGCCGGGCCGGCATCCCGGTCGACCGCATCCGCATCTCGGTCTTCGTGATCTGCTCGTTCATGGCATCGATCGGCGGAATCCTGGTCGTCAGCCGGCAGAGTTCCGTCGACCCGAACACCGGTGGCAGTAACATCCTGCTCTACTCGGTCGGTGCGGCGGTCATCGGCGGCACCAGTCTCTTCGGCGGCAAGGGCAAGGTCATCTATGCGGTCATCGGTGGTGCCGTGATCATCGTCATCGAGAACGGCATGACCCTGCTCGGCCTCAACTCCGGCGTGAAGTTCATCTTCACCGGCCTCGTGCTGCTGGCGGCGGCGAGCGTCGACGCCCTGGCCCGGCGCAGAGCATCCGCAACGGGCAGTTGA